Proteins co-encoded in one Malus domestica chromosome 09, GDT2T_hap1 genomic window:
- the LOC139187895 gene encoding uncharacterized protein — protein sequence MSINSSATLTNIQDELAVHVPPEDLQSIQTLNSDQRTAFDTIIRAVTCNQSTSFFVDGTGGTGKTYLYRAIIASLRSDGLIAITTATSGIAATMTYKKAFEVLDRTLQDITSMETQFGGKVRILGEDFRQVLPIMPHGTKAQTIDACIVKSSLWNEIIVIRLKHNMRAQQDPDFAEFLLRVGDGNESFVEDDMIRIPDSLIIPWHGDESIGELIGFVFPRLEENAFNISYMVDRAIITPRNEDIDKLNEVVLNSFPGEQHIYYSFDKVDNYPC from the exons ATGTCCATTAATAGCTCAGCAACTCTAACAAATATACAAGATGAGCTCGCAGTTCATGTTCCCCCAGAAGACCTGCAATCAATTCAGACATTAAACAGTGATCAACGCACTGCATTCGACACAATCATCAGAGCTGTTACATGTAATCAATCAACATCTTTCTTTGTAGATGGCACTGGCGGTACTGGAAAAACTTACCTTTATCGTGCAATTATTGCTTCACTAAGAAGTGATGGCCTCATAGCTATTACAACAGCCACATCTGGTATTGCAG CCACTATGACTTATAAGAAAGCATTTGAGGTTTTAGATAGAACCTTACAAGATATAACAAGCATGGAAACACAATTTGGTGGCAAAGTGAGGATTCTTGGAGAAGATTTTCGTcaagttcttccaattatgCCTCATGGAACCAAAGCGCAAACGATAGATGCATGCATTGTAAAGTCCTCATTATGGAACGAGATTATAGTTATCCGATTGAAACATAATATGAGAGCTCAGCAAGACCCTGATTTTGCAGAATTCCTACTCCGTGTTGGTGATGGAAATGAGTCATTTGTAGAAGATGATATGATTAGAATCCCAGATTCATTGATTATTCCTTGGCATGGTGATGAATCAATTGGTGAGCTTATTGGTTTTGTATTTCCAAGATTAGAAGAGAATGCTTTCAACATTTCTTATATGGTTGATAGGGCTATCATCACCCCAAGGAATGAGGACATTGACAAGTTAAATGAAGTGGTGTTAAACTCATTTCCTGGGGAACAACACATTTATTACTCTTTTGATAAAGTTGACAATTACCCTTGTTAG